The Falco biarmicus isolate bFalBia1 chromosome 1, bFalBia1.pri, whole genome shotgun sequence DNA segment GCGCGTTGGTTTTGTTCTCAGTGATGTGTTGGACCCCCAAGTGATGTATTTCTGCGGTGTCCAAGGAGAGTCCCGTCCTGCTCCAAGAGCTGGTCCCCTGCCAGCGGCTTCCCGTGCCCACGAGGTGGCCCCTGCCCCGCGCCGCCACGCTGACCCCTCTCTCGTGTATAGTGTTCTGGAGTGTGATAGTTCTTGTTCCCGAGGTGCTCGTCCGTTTGGTTTCCTGCTGTGAAGGGTGtcgtgttttctttctccttttcctggtGCCCTCACTGTGGTGGCTGGGGGGTCCCGGCCCCAGCCTGCGCCCGGGCCCGGTGTGTCCTGTGGTGAATCGTGTGAAGGTGCCGCGGCTGCTCCCGGGCTGGGCGagggccgggcgggccgggggcccGAGCGGGCGACTGGGTGGAGGGAcgcggcccggcccctccgGGTCCCCTGCCCGCCTGCCGCGGCGGGGGAGGCCCGGGCCGCTGGCGGCCCCCCCCGGGCTCGCCCCGGGGGAGGTTTGCTGGCGGCTCAGCCCCGGGCCCGGtggggcggccgggcccggcccggggctcCGGGGActgggcggggcgggcgggcggtaTTTATTGCTAAGTTATtgcccggggcggcgggccgggcgggcgtTATTTATTGCTGTACATAGTGTCCGTCCGCGGCCGCCGCTGTTTTGTACGTGACAATAAACCGCTTTCAAACAGCCGCCGCCTGGCGCTTCCTTGGGGCGCGGTCCGCCGTGGCGCGGGGGGGCGCTGCCGCACGTGGGGCGGTGGCGCCGGAAGTGGCGCACGAGCTCTCTGGCCGGCTAGCGGAagcggcgcggccccggggcggcaGGCGGCGGAAGCGGGGTGCTTCTGGGGTGATGGCGGCCGGCGGCAGCCTTAGCCGCTCGGAGCGGAAGGCAGCGGCGCGCGCCGAAATACTTCAGCAGGAGGAGCAGCGTGACCGGCGGAGACAGGTAtggcctggcccggcccggcccgccccgccgccgcgggccgcCGTGACCACCCGTGTGTACCGGACAGGTGTCCCGCATCTGGAGGAAGCCGCCGGCGGAGCGCAGCCCCGAGGAGTGCCAGGTGCTGGCCGAGAGCGAGGACATCGTCCGGGAGCTGGAGCGGCGCCGCAAGCGGCGCGAGCGGCTGCGCCGGCGGCAGGAGGAGGTGGGCGGCTGGGGGAACagcgggcgcggggccgccgctcGTCGCTGTGGGAAGCGGGGAGCAGGccgcgggcggggaggggagcccCACGCTCCGGGCGGGGCCGAGGCCACCGGGCTGGCGGCAGCGGGGCCGAGGCCACCGGGCTGGCGGCAGCGGGGCCTCGGTGAAACGCTGCTGCGGCATGTTATCGGGAGCGCCTCTGACCTGCGAGGCTGTGGCCTCCCGAGCCTGCTCTGCGCTTGTCCCCGCAGCAGTCGCGCTTCCAGCGGTTGCCAGATGCGCGTGTGTCCCGAACACGTGCGGTTTTCTGTATGTGTGCTGTGTGGGCACGGCACCTGGCAGGACGGGTCTGCACATTCTGCCATCCAGGAAGCTCTCCCTTGATCTTCTATGGGCAGCCCCCACCTTCTTTTATTTAGAAACCACTTCTGATAAtgtttccactgctgtttctgGCAAGGCCCGTATTAAAACTTCCAGGGATCTTCCTGTGCCTTCCAATTCAGTGACGCATTGTATCTCAGAAACATGTGAACTTTCTCAGTTGTATTTTCTAGGTATGTGATGAGCCAGAGGAGTTAAAGAGAAAGGCTactgagctggctgctgctgttcgGAATGCCAAGCACCTTGTCATCTATACAGGAGCTGGGATCAGTACGGTAGGATTCTTTGGGGGTGAGCAGCTGTAGCTTTGGGAGCTCCTTCAGGAGTGTAGCAATGTTGTTTGGACTATTTTTATGATTTCCAAATGACTACATGATGTGTGTTACGAGTCTGGGATGCCGTGTTAACACTGCTGCACTGCAAACTGCAACGAAGACAACTGCTAGTTTGCATCTTGGGGTTGTGCCTGCTGCCTGAGAGATTCTGAGGCTGTGCCACCTCTGTGACTCTCTGAAGAATGTGCTTCTAAAAAAAGATTGCTAGTCTTACTTCATTCCagttaaatccagttggcaGCCAGTTATAGGTGGTGttgcccagggctcagtactgagGCCGGTTCTGTTCcgtatctttatcaatgatctggacaagtggattgagtgcaccctcactaagtttgcagatgacaccaagttgggggggAATGTTGATCTacttgagggcaggaaggctctgcagaggggtctgggcaggctggaccgatgggctgaggtcagttgtgtgaggttcaacaaggctcagtgctgggtcctgcccatgggtcacaacaaccccatgtGATGCTGTGGGCTTGGGGAAGTGTGGCTGCAAAGCTGCGCAACAGGAAAGAGGCTGGGGGTGTCAGTCAGCAGTCGACTGAAGatgagctggcagtgtgcccaggttGCCAtggaggccaacagcatcctggcttgtatcctGGCCAGCAGGACCTGGGCAGTGATCCGtctgctgtgctcagcactggtgagaccacaccttgaatcctgtgttcagttttgggcccctcactacaagaaagacattgaggtgctggagcacagccaaagaagggcaatggagctggtaaagggtctggagcacaagtcttatgaggagcggctgagggaactgggaactggagaagaggaggctaAGGGGAGACCTCTACAGCTACTTGCAAGGAGGTTGTGGCTAAGCGGGCATCAGTCTCTTcccccaagtaacaagcaataggacaggAGCAAACAGCATCAAGTTGCACCTGGGGACAtttatattggatattaggagaaatttcttcactgcaggGGTTGTcaggcactggaagaggctgcccagggaggtggttgggtcatcatccctggaggtgtttaaatgACGTGTAGACgcggtttagtggtgggcttggcagtgctgggttaacggttggactcaatgatcttaaaggtcttttccaatctaaatgattctatgattttgttCTGTGATTCAAGTCTCTTCAACTACTTTTGGTGTAAAACCTAAAACCAATTTAGCTAATTAATGTTGTCTGTGTTAATGGACAGGTAGGAGTATCTGATGGTTATCAGAACTTATGACAGTTTAAGAAATGTTTGGTTTCGGTGGCCTCTGGGAAAGTGGAAACCTGGTTCTGCCTCTTGTCACATGATAAACTTTGTCTGAACTCTGAGATGGGaaccttattttcctttttcttcctgctaatACGGAGCAGGGTGTATGCGTACGACAAGTATTTTTGCTAAAGAATGCTGAGTGCAAGGTACCAGAAATCAGAGTCTAGGGAAAATAAGGAAAGGTTCAAGAATCGAGTTTTGTGTAGGGAAATGGGAAGTACCAAGGGTCAAGAGTTCTGGAGGGAATCCCTCGTGGtaaaatttgagaaaataaatactggagGTGAAAATGAGAGCTGCAAGGTAGAAGAGGTGctagagagagggaaaaaaaacatacGAAAAAGTTTTCCTGTGATTAGAGAGCTGCTGCATTAGAAAACTTGAAGTGAATGAAAAAGCATGTGTGAACGAGGTGTATCTGGCTCTCCTGAGTGAGACTGGGTTGATGTGTTTGTAGACAAGAGGTATGAACCATCCCATCAGGCATTGGTATTTTTCTGTCCTGGTAACACAGGCAGCTTCAATCCCAGACTACAGAGGCCCTAATGGCATATGGACGTTGCTGCAGAAGGGCAGGAGCATCAGGTAAGGAGACAAATTCTGATCTGTGTAGCAGAGAGCTGATACTGAAAGAGAGACTAACGGCAATTCCACCtttccccccccgcccttgctTCTTGTCAGGGCTACAGATCTGAGTGAGGCAGAGCCCACACTCACTCATATGAGCATTGCCTGCCTACACAAGCACAATCTggtaagatatttttttttccacacatcACTTGTGTTCCTCTAAGTATAATAAGTAAAACccagcaggggaaaaaacctttTAGTGATATTGCCTAACCACTCTTTTTAGTTGGGTAGCTACATACCCTTGTGGGGGAAAAACATCTGTGCTCACGTGCAGCTTCATGAGGCTAGCTCCACACCATCGCTCTGGTAGTTTCTcccctgctgccttttctttaatACCTTGTATTTGCTTCCTGGTGAGGCTGGTCTGGGGACTTGGCTGTAAAGTCAGCCAGACCTCATAAAGCTCTGTGTAGCAGGTGGAGTCTTTTCATTTAGTTTTCGTAAAGGTCTGTTTTCCACACTTCCCTTCTGTTGGTTCTGCTCTGATGTACGGGGCTGTTTGGTGTGTACAGGGACATGTGCATCACCTGCATTTGAGTAATAACTTTTGgtcttctgtgtgtgtgttagctcaattttttattatcttcaaGGTGCAGCATGTGGTGTCTCAaaactgtgatgggctgcatCTGAGGAGTGGGTTACCCCGAGCAGCAATATCTGAGCTTCATGGAAACATGTACATAGAGGTGAGTGGCCAGAACAGGATAAAGTTACTGTCTAGTGGCCTCACAAGAAGATAACAAACTATTTATGTATTGCTAGCTCCAGAAGAATTAGTACAAGGGCTAGCCTCTGCTTTGTTCCTATCTTCAGGCCATCAGGTTCGCAAGCAAAGTGTTCTGTTCAGCTCTGTAGCTTTTTCTCTACTTGCTAGAGCCTTCTGCTTCTGACTGCTCTTCCCCAGACCTCTGAAATCCCTTCTATCACATAGCCAACAGGCTCCCTGTAATTCCACTTGCTAGTCAAGGTTTTCCAAACTTCTCCAGCTTACCATCTGGTCCCTGATGATGCCTTCTGCTTCCAGTTTATTGTCTCCCAAAAGTGGTGGTTTTCTTCTGAGAGAAGTGGCTGGCTCCTGGCCTTTCACAGGCTAGATGCTAATGATATAAcgggttttttatttttgtcctgcACCAGGTCTGCACTTCCTGTACACCCAACAGAGAGTACGTGCGAGTATTTGATGTGACAGAGcgcacagccctgcacaggcaTCACACTGGCAGGATGTGCCACAAGTGTGGGGCACAGTTGAGAGATACAATCGTCCACTTTGGGGAGAAGGGGACGTTGAGACAGCCCCTGAACTGGGAAGCAGCAACAGAagctgcaagcaaagcagatgtGATTCTTTGTCTGGGTTCCAGCTTAAAGGTAACTTTAGAGACTCGGTGAAGATTGTTAGCAGCATTCCCTCTTGGTGATACACCTTGGTGCTGAGCAGTCTCCTCCCAAACAGACAACTGTAAACTCTGGTGTCAGGATTCGCCCACCATCTGTGATagtctctcttcctccctctttcccctcCTGGTAATACATTCCTTTTCCTCTCGCTGATACAGTTCGCAGTTATGCGTACCTTTGGCTGTACTGACAGTCTCTGTTCTGTGGCAGGTCTTGAAAAAATACCCACGTCTTTGGTGCATGAGCAAGCCACCCACCCGTCGTCCAAAGCTCTATATTGTGAACCTACAGGTGAGAGCCTTTTGCCCGGGGTTGGAAGGGTTTGGGCTGAACGGCTGCTGCTGTGCGGTGAGCCTGGCTGCCTGGGAGCATGCAGGGGCCCCAGGGCGGCGTCTGGGGTTCCGGccagggggctgctggcccGTGCGCAAGACGCCCACAGCAGCGGCACTGGTGTCACCCTGCAGTGGACCCCCAAGGACGACCTGGCTGCCCTGAAGCTGCACGGCCGCTGCGACGACGTCATGCGGCTGCTGATGGCCGAGCTGGGGCTGCAGATCCCGCGCTACGACCGGTGAGCGGCGCGGGGCCACCtgcccggcggcggccggcccggggggtggcccggggccgcccggcAGCTGCCGCCACACTCGCCCCTGTCTCCGCAGGGCGCAGGACCCCATCTTCGCGCTGGCCCAGCCGCTGCGGCCGGGGGAGGAAGGCACGCACTCACGGAAGCCGGTGGCCCCACCGCCGGGCGccgagccgccgccgcgggAGGAGCCGCCGCgggaggagccgccgccgcccacTTGCCccgggggctggctgggccgCGGCTGCGCCAAGGGCGCCCGGCGGAGGAAGAGCCACTGagggcgggcggggccgcggcccaagatggcggcgggggcgggcgcggggcggggcgaggcgggcggcggccccgctCGCTCGgctgcgggcgggcggcgccgccGGTGACAGCGCGGCCATGCTGCGCAacggggcggcgggcggcggcggccccgcggcgggcggagCGGCGGTGCCGCGGCCCGTGCGCGTCTGGTGCGACGGCTGGTGAGTGGGCcgggcgccggggccgggcgggctgTCGCGCTGGCCGGGGAAATAAACGCTGTTGGCTGCGCTGGTGCCTCCGGCTCCTCTGTGAtcgcggcgggccgggccggtgCCCGGGCCCTACCGCCGAGCGCCGTCGGGCAGGGCGCGAGGTCGGGCCAGGCGCCtcgaggcggcggcggggagcgcggtCACCggggtggcggcggggccggcggagAGCGGCGCGGTCCCGGGCCCGCGGGAAGGTCACCCCCTGCAGCTGCGCGGCCCGGCGGCCCCCTGGGCTGAAGCGGGGCCGTTGTCTTTCTAGCTATGACATGGTGCATTATGGCCACTCGAACCAGCTGCGCCAGGCGCGGGCCATGGGGGATTACCTGATTGTCGGAGTCCACACGGATGGTAAGAGGTTTCCTCAGCTTCTCCCCCCGCACTGCCTGTAGAGCTGCACGGCACCGTGACCCCCGGGAGCGCAGGGACGCCCCGGCACCcccaggctgcctcctgcctccctgccaggCGTGGGGGCTCGGAACGAGAACCGTGTCTTTCCCGGGGCTGCCCCTTCCGCGCTGTCCGGGACGAGGGTTGAGGCTTTGGAGCTGGCAGCTGTTGCCTCAGGGGCGATCCATACTCCAAACCGGCTGAAAGTCGGTCTGGTTTTGTGGGTGtgagctgcagagctgacaCTCTGAAACAGGTTGCAGTGTGGAGAAAACTCTTTTGAAGCCCATCTGGAAGTTCAGTGCTGGGAACAGACTCGTGCGCATGAAGGTGGATTTTAAATGGGTTGTCGGATGCGTGTTTTCTACCGTGAACCAAGAGTAGCATGAAGCTGCTGTTTACAAGGGGAATTTCCCCTtgggggctgctgggaggcCCAGGTGGTCCCgttgccccccaccccacaggaGGTGTCGGCGCAGGGAGGCACTAGCGCCTTGTGCTTTGCGAGTGCGTTCCAGGGCCCTTGTTACACGCTTAGGAAATGtaactgaattaaaattttttctGATCTATTTGGGGTTTCCTTTTCTACCACAAACCAATTCCAATCTGAGAGTAAGCCTGCAGTGAAGTTCACCCACCTGTGAAATGAGTGAGGCTCCTGTAGGTGAGAGTCTTTGTAGCTGCAGTACATGCTTCTAACCgggtttttctgtttcttgcccAGAGGAGATTGCCAAGCACAAGGGCCCCCCTGTCTTTACACAGGAAGAGAGGTACAAAATGGTGCAAGCCATCAAGTGGGTGGATGAGATTGCTCCAGGAGCTCCCTATGTCACCACACTGGAAACCCTGGACAAATATAACTGTGACTTCTGTGTGCATGGTGGTGAGTGGTATTCTGAGGTGATAGTTGTATTAACACAGTACCCCTGGGGCTTGTGTGCtcttcatttctctgctgcaaaCCAAGGAGCGTTCTGGCTAGGGTTAGCCATCAGGGCTACTTGGTGTGCACAGAGATCTGTCTTGCCAAACGCCTACACTGGGCAGTACGGCTACTTCTGCTCTTGTATTCTGGAGAAATGCTTCTGTGTGCTAGGCACCCTAAAAGCATCCAGATCCCTCAGTTTTAACTATCCCTTTCGCTTACAAAGGTGAAATGCATTGTCTGATGGTTATCCTGAGGCTGCCCTTAGCACTAGCAGGAATTGTGCACAGGGGAAAGTCATTACAAAACTTAAATgtgaaaatgctgttaaaaaggTAAGTGTGCAGAAATACAATCATGTTTATATCTGCTTATCCTGGGATGAGATCAGATCTGAAAAGCTTCTCTCTCTTTATCCAGCTGATAAGCTGTTTGAGGGCTTAGCTGACTGTGTGGTCAGAGACCTAGTTCTTATTATGAACACATTTCAGTTTACAGTCACGGAAGAGCACCAGTGTTCTGAGGAAACATTCTTGCTTTTGTACTCTGTCCCTTTCTGGGACTGCTGCTTGTGTTCGTGCAGCCTCAGCCCCTCCTCCCTAGCCCTCTGAAGGTATTTTATTAGTTTAATCAGGAGTAGTCTTTGCACCCATTTCACGTATCGTTCCTCATCTGATCCCAGCCACCTGTTATCGATACGCCAAGTATTtcattaaatgtaaataaatcgTTAATCTTCTGTAAGATAGATAGGCTTTTTCACGTGGATGGGGTAATTATCGAATTCCTTGGTAACTGCCTGCTCTGAATGTGTTTGAGGTATGTGACCCCTTACCAGACTTGGTGAGAGATTATGGCAACAGAGAAGTGCTCGTGGCCTTTACTCCAGTTGCCCTGCATTTATCCCCTCTGCCAAATCATTCAGTGCTTCTCCCTGAATAATGCCCTTGCGTGCTGTAGTTTTGCCAGGCTGTGTTAGTGCAAAAGACAAGTTTTGAAATAGCTAAGCTTAACCGGGAAGGTGACAGGCAGCAAGCCTGCTGTTTCTGGCTCTCTCCTGGTGCACAGAGCCATGCttgcaggatgttttctgtccCTGTGCCCTGCGATGAGGGTATGGGGTTTTAGAAGAACTCCACTGCTTCCCTGAGCATGCCACCCGGCTATGAGAGAGGGTGAGCTTGTGAGCTGCCACCTGCGCTGTAAACTGGGTCTTCTGGCAAGCAAAAGCCAGCTTAGGTTTTCACTTGCGAAGATTTCATGCTATCACTAAAAGTATGTGAGAGGTGGTGTTAATAGAGTGAGCTGGGAACTGTGCCAAAGATGAACAGGAATTAACTCTGTAGAAGGGTGCTTGGTGTCACTGCAGAAGTGCCATCACTGAGGGGAAGAACTGGCTGTTGGAGGACTGTTTAATTGACTGAAAAAGTTGTAACAACGTAAACCAAGAGCTAAAACCAGTTCTAGAGAAGTTAAGGTGCTTTTTAACACCAAGGGTGATGGTAGCTGTTAACTGTCGTTCAGACAATAATTCATTCATGCCTGCTGCTGGATTCGCTACAAGGGCAACTGGCTCAGATTTTCGGGACTGTCTAAAAAGTGGACCAGATGGCTAATGGTGTTTAGCATCCAGGAATGTGCCTGTCTCCACAGACAGGGTAGTCTTGCAAACCCCTGGTGTTTCCATGGGTTGTGGGATGTATCCCTGTGTATGTGCAGGGATTTGGATTGCAGGAGTTCTCATCTGGTTTATGTGCCAGACatgttcagctgctgctgtcgTTCTAAAATGGCTTTCATGCAGGAAGGCTTGGAGTGCAGTTCTGaggcttttctctctctgtagATGACATCACCTTAACAATAGATGGCAAGGATACCTATGAGGAAGTGAAGACAGCAGGGCGATACAGGTAACAGTTTACCTTCTTATCCTGTTTTGGACAGAGCTTCTGGGAGTTTGTGCCCTGAAGGGAAGTCAGGTGAAACACAGCTATATTCAGGTCACACTTCTAATTTTGCTGTAACGTGTGTCAGAACTTCAGTTGCTCCCACTGTTTTGGCTTTGGGAAGTGTTGCAGACCAGCAGCTGACTGGCAGGGCCTTCCTGCTCCTGGCAGATGCTGGCTCTGGTCTTGAAGCCTCCCTGGGAGTTAGCTCTGTTGGGAAGTCTGTGCAAGGTAAGTTTTCCTCGCATGAGCAGTTGCTAAGGCATGAAGAAGATGCAGAGGCTCTGCAAATGAAAGCTGTACTTGATTATATCAAGAGCAGGTAGAAGGAGGACTTTCTCAGGACTGCCCCTGGTTTGGATTTATCAGGTGTTGCAGGTGTTCCTGTGGTAATGGTGGGAAGAGGCACATGCTTCTGTGGCTTCTGCTTTATCCTTTGCTTGTCTCCCTGCAGGGAATGCAAACGCACCCAAGGTGTGTCCACTACCGACCTCGTTGGCCGCATGCTGCTCATGACTAAGGCTCACCACAGCAACATAGTGAGTCAGAGGCTTTGGGTGGGAGTTTGAAGTCCAGGGCATATGCCAGCTCTTCCCTTTTGCTGTCCCAAATGGCAGTAGAGCTCCTGGGTCTGGCTCCTGGGTGCACAGAGAAGTGACAAGCTGATTACAGGCAGTGGCAGCAAAACAACCTGCTTATGTTTGCTTAAGCCTGTGTGAGATTGCAGTGTGATCTCAGCCCATGCTGCTTCGGAAAGGTGTGGAGGGATAAAAGCTTTGATCCCTTGTGACTGGCGTGGGCTTCAGGAACATTATGGGTACTACAGGCGAGCCTATGGCTTCTCCCAGGGTGAAACTATGTAGTACAGCCACGTTGATCTGTTGGCCCTGTGCTGCCAGAATTGGAAAGtcctcttccttcccactgAGCTGCAtgcttctgccttctgctgtcTCTAGTCTTACCAGACCTTTCTTGAATCTCCTCAGCTCACTACCTGGTAGATAGCTAACCTaactaaaggaaaataaaataagtagTTTGATGTTGGTTAATGAGTTGAATTGGCTTGATAAACAAGCAACCTAGTGGACGGAGTCACCTAGATAACAGCTGGGATGAGACAAGGGGCCCACAAGAGAATTCAGGAGTTGAGGGATATCTTTTAATGTGCTGAGCTGTTATACCAGCTTAGCTGTAATATCTAAGTTCACGTCAAGGTCTGGCACAGTGCTACTAGTTGTCTGCAGAGATCTGAGCCTGGCTCTAGTGGAGTGTCTTTGGAAGAAGGAGGGACGCTGTCCAGGCAGGGGTTACATAGTTGAGAGAGGATGTAGGTATGCAAGAACCACAGCTGCTGTGCGTTGCCAGACTGGGATCAGATAGGGGCACGTTTCATCTGACTCATGCTGGGACATGACTGGTTTAGATATTAACTGGTTTGTCAGCATTCAGTGCCAGGGATCAATGGTGTGCAGTCTGAGCCTGGGCTTCCTAGCACTTCTGCCATATGCAAGCATGTTCTTGGTTGGATGAGCTTAAACATTTTGACTCTTTATCTCCCTTCAGGATGAGGACCTAGACTATCGGAAGCACACTGACAACTTTGGGAAGGTAATGTGAGTTCTGGTTGTGGACGTCTGGTTGTTGTCCTGTCTGAGAAGGATTCCCGATGTGTTTTCTGGCCTGTGTTGcaggcttgggttttttcccctcacatttAGTAGTAACGTCAGTAAATGTCTGCTGCCCCTGTGAAGTAGCTGCCTTAGTCAGTCAATAGACAGGTGTGGCCACACAGGGCCAGCGAGTGAACTGTCCTTCAGCGGCACCACAGGGCTGCTGCACCCACTGAGACTTTGCTGTTTTTCTAGCTTGCTTGTAAATTATTGCTGCTTTCTTTGGGACCCAAGTGCCCATAGTTCCAGCCTAGGAAGAGCCTCCGTGGATGCTCCTTTTAgtgctgatgtttttaaaggtgTTGCATTAGGTCTGGGAAGCATTCACATAGCAGGCACGTAGCTAGCATGCTGTACTGCAGATTTCACGTGGTTGATCTTCAAGTAGCAGAGCAGTCCTCCTGGGGTTCTCTGCTGTCGTGTCCAGCTTGTATCTTGGGCTCTCTCTACAGAGCTATCGgcccctgggcaggggttgCTTGTTgttcgtttttttttttctccctggctGTTGCATTGTCCCTCAGTGAGCACCTGGACCTACAGCTTGAGTAAGTCCTTTTTTACACACAGGGGCTTTGCTCACCAGGCTGAATCATCCTCTCTGTTCCCCAccatgttgggttttttgagcAGGCTTTATGGGGCTTGTTGGTCTGGCGTGGCTGTTTCCTGGTGcttggctttggggagagtgtCTGGGCACCAGGTACCCTGCATGACCCCTGCCAGCTGAGCCCCCTTCTGCATGCTGCCGTGTGTATGGCTTGCCCTGGTCGAGTTGCCTTTGTTCTTTCAAGGCTGGTAGACCAGCTAGTTTTAGGGGAGCAAAGCAGGTGCCGGAGCGGCTGACTCGGTGGCTGTTTCCAAAACTGCCACGTGGTGGGGATAAAGCTCCGTTTTCTGTTTCTCCGGCGCTGGGATCTGGCCCTTGCTGGGGG contains these protein-coding regions:
- the LOC130141259 gene encoding NAD-dependent protein deacetylase sirtuin-7-like isoform X5 — translated: MAAGGSLSRSERKAAARAEILQQEEQRDRRRQVSRIWRKPPAERSPEECQVLAESEDIVRELERRRKRRERLRRRQEEVCDEPEELKRKATELAAAVRNAKHLVIYTGAGISTAASIPDYRGPNGIWTLLQKGRSIRATDLSEAEPTLTHMSIACLHKHNLVQHVVSQNCDGLHLRSGLPRAAISELHGNMYIEVCTSCTPNREYVRVFDVTERTALHRHHTGRMCHKCGAQLRDTIVHFGEKGTLRQPLNWEAATEAASKADVILCLGSSLKVLKKYPRLWCMSKPPTRRPKLYIVNLQWTPKDDLAALKLHGRCDDVMRLLMAELGLQIPRYDRAQDPIFALAQPLRPGEEGTHSRKPVAPPPGAEPPPREEPPREEPPPPTCPGGWLGRGCAKGARRRKSH
- the LOC130141259 gene encoding uncharacterized protein LOC130141259 isoform X1, with translation MAAGGSLSRSERKAAARAEILQQEEQRDRRRQVSRIWRKPPAERSPEECQVLAESEDIVRELERRRKRRERLRRRQEEVCDEPEELKRKATELAAAVRNAKHLVIYTGAGISTAASIPDYRGPNGIWTLLQKGRSIRATDLSEAEPTLTHMSIACLHKHNLVQHVVSQNCDGLHLRSGLPRAAISELHGNMYIEVCTSCTPNREYVRVFDVTERTALHRHHTGRMCHKCGAQLRDTIVHFGEKGTLRQPLNWEAATEAASKADVILCLGSSLKVLKKYPRLWCMSKPPTRRPKLYIVNLQGAAGPCARRPQQRHWCHPAVDPQGRPGCPEAARPLRRRHAAADGRAGAADPALRPGAGPHLRAGPAAAAGGGRHALTEAGGPTAGRRAAAAGGAAAGGAAAAHLPRGLAGPRLRQGRPAEEEPLRAGGAAAQDGGGGGRGAGRGGRRPRSLGCGRAAPPVTARPCCATGRRAAAAPRRAERRCRGPCASGATAEEIAKHKGPPVFTQEERYKMVQAIKWVDEIAPGAPYVTTLETLDKYNCDFCVHGDDITLTIDGKDTYEEVKTAGRYRECKRTQGVSTTDLVGRMLLMTKAHHSNIDEDLDYRKHTDNFGKGPKGHSPWTGVSQFLQTSQKIIQFASGKEPQPGDTIIYVAGAFDLFHIGHVDFLEKVHQLAEKPYIIAGLHFDQEVNRYKGKNYPIMNIHERTLSVLACRVRVCRYVSEVVIGAPYAVTADLLDHFRVTLVCHGMTEVVPDKDGSDPYEEPKRRSIFQLVDSGSNLTTDLIVQRIIKNRLEFEARNQKKEAKELAVLEAMKRLEDEKH
- the LOC130141259 gene encoding uncharacterized protein LOC130141259 isoform X2, whose amino-acid sequence is MAAGGSLSRSERKAAARAEILQQEEQRDRRRQVSRIWRKPPAERSPEECQVLAESEDIVRELERRRKRRERLRRRQEEVCDEPEELKRKATELAAAVRNAKHLVIYTGAGISTAASIPDYRGPNGIWTLLQKGRSIRATDLSEAEPTLTHMSIACLHKHNLVQHVVSQNCDGLHLRSGLPRAAISELHGNMYIEVCTSCTPNREYVRVFDVTERTALHRHHTGRMCHKCGAQLRDTIVHFGEKGTLRQPLNWEAATEAASKADVILCLGSSLKVLKKYPRLWCMSKPPTRRPKLYIVNLQGAAGPCARRPQQRHWCHPAVDPQGRPGCPEAARPLRRRHAAADGRAGAADPALRPGAGPHLRAGPAAAAGGGRHALTEAGGPTAGRRAAAAGGAAAGGAAAAHLPRGLAGPRLRQGRPAEEEPLRAGGAAAQDGGGGGRGAGRGGRRPRSLGCGRAAPPVTARPCCATGRRAAAAPRRAERRCRGPCASGATAEEIAKHKGPPVFTQEERYKMVQAIKWVDEIAPGAPYVTTLETLDKYNCDFCVHGDDITLTIDGKDTYEEVKTAGRYRECKRTQGVSTTDLVGRMLLMTKAHHSNIDEDLDYRKHTDNFGKGPKGHSPWTGVSQFLQTSQKIIQFASGKEPQPGDTIIYVAGAFDLFHIGHVDFLEKVHQLAEKPYIIAGLHFDQEVNRYKGKNYPIMNIHERTLSVLACRYVSEVVIGAPYAVTADLLDHFRVTLVCHGMTEVVPDKDGSDPYEEPKRRSIFQLVDSGSNLTTDLIVQRIIKNRLEFEARNQKKEAKELAVLEAMKRLEDEKH
- the LOC130141259 gene encoding uncharacterized protein LOC130141259 isoform X3 — its product is MAAGGSLSRSERKAAARAEILQQEEQRDRRRQVSRIWRKPPAERSPEECQVLAESEDIVRELERRRKRRERLRRRQEEVCDEPEELKRKATELAAAVRNAKHLVIYTGAGISTAASIPDYRGPNGIWTLLQKGRSIRATDLSEAEPTLTHMSIACLHKHNLVQHVVSQNCDGLHLRSGLPRAAISELHGNMYIEVCTSCTPNREYVRVFDVTERTALHRHHTGRMCHKCGAQLRDTIVHFGEKGTLRQPLNWEAATEAASKADVILCLGSSLKVLKKYPRLWCMSKPPTRRPKLYIVNLQGAAGPCARRPQQRHWCHPAVDPQGRPGCPEAARPLRRRHAAADGRAGAADPALRPGAGPHLRAGPAAAAGGGRHALTEAGGPTAGRRAAAAGGAAAGGAAAAHLPRGLAGPRLRQGRPAEEEPLRAGGAAAQDGGGGGRGAGRGGRRPRSLGCGRAAPPVTARPCCATGRRAAAAPRRAERRCRGPCASGATAEEIAKHKGPPVFTQEERYKMVQAIKWVDEIAPGAPYVTTLETLDKYNCDFCVHGDDITLTIDGKDTYEEVKTAGRYRECKRTQGVSTTDLVGRMLLMTKAHHSNIGPKGHSPWTGVSQFLQTSQKIIQFASGKEPQPGDTIIYVAGAFDLFHIGHVDFLEKVHQLAEKPYIIAGLHFDQEVNRYKGKNYPIMNIHERTLSVLACRVRVCRYVSEVVIGAPYAVTADLLDHFRVTLVCHGMTEVVPDKDGSDPYEEPKRRSIFQLVDSGSNLTTDLIVQRIIKNRLEFEARNQKKEAKELAVLEAMKRLEDEKH